The genomic window GGCCAGCCTTCATGATGACCACGCGCTCGGATAGTTCCTTGGCCTCATCGTGATCATGGGTGACGAGGACGCAGGTGATCCCTAGGTCTCTCTGTATAGATTTTAGGCGCTGGCGCAGGTCCAGGCGGACCGCAGTGTCGAGCGCGGAAAAGGGCTCATCTAGAAGTAGCAGCTTAGGTTTGATGGCCAGGGCGCGCGCCACGGCTACGCGCTGCTTTTGTCCCCCGGATAATTGATCAGGAAATCGGTGCCCGTGGTCACTGAGGTGCATGGTGTCTAGAAGTTGTGCGACAGTCGCAGCAATTTCTGCGCGACTAGGACGTCGGCTGCGCGGCTGCACAGTGAGTCCAAAGGCTATATTGTCCGCGACGCTCATGTGCCTAAAGAGCGCATAGTTTTGAAAGACGAAGCCAATCTGACGTTTGGCCGCAGGGACCTGGCTCAAATCCTCACCGTTTAGGCTGATGTGACCGCCGGAGGCGGGCTCGAGGCCGGCGATGATGCGTAGCATGGTACTTTTGCCGCATCCGGAGGGACCCAGCAGCGTGAGTAGCTCACCGTCCTGCACATGGAACGAGACGTTGTTTAGGACCTGTTGGTCACCGTAGTGTTTGCTGATGTTATGAGCAGTGAGTGTCATTATCCTCTCCCTTTAGCTGATTGATCGTCCACGTTGATTGCTTGAGGCACAGGGGCGGATATGAGACTGCTGGTGAAGTAGGCCTTGACGCCGAGTGATAGGACGGCAAAAAGCGTGAGGATAGAGGCGACGCTGTAGGCCGCCGTGAAGCCGTACTCGTTGTAGAGGATTTCCACCTGCTGCGGGAGGGTGGTGGTGAGGCCGCGGATATGGCCAGAGATCATGGAGACAGCCCCAAACTCGCCAGCCGCGCGGGCGGCCGCCAGGATGACTCCCTGCACCAGGCTCAGCTTGATGCTGGGTAGGGTCACGCGTCTAAAAATCGACCAGCCACTGGCCCCGAGGGTGGCGGCAGCCTCCTCGGCCTCGGTACCCGCGTCTTCGAGCTGCGGCAGAATCTGTCTCGCTACATAGGGCACGGTGACAAAGAGTGTTGCCAGCACCACTGCGGGGACGGCGTAGACGATGGCGATGTCTATCCCATGAGCGTGGAGTTGCGTTGCTAGCCATCCGCGCTGGCCGTAGAGCAGTATCAGCATAAGACCAGTCACTACAGGCGAAACAGTAAGTGGTAGATCAGTGACGACGAGGAGCCAGGTGCTGCCTTTGACCCGCGTCTTGCTGACGGCCCAGGCAAGGGCCAAGGCGCATGCTGTATTGAGGGGAACCACTAACGCGATAGTAAACAACGTTAGCTTGATTGCTTGCCAGGTTTCAGCTGCGAAAATACTCGTAAGATAGACACCCAATCCGTGACTCAAAGCCGCATTGAAGATGACTAAAACAGGCAGCAACAGGGTCACACCAACCGTCACTGCAGCCAGTCCGATCAGGCTACGACGTAGCAATTGCCCCGAGTGCCTAGCTTGAGCTCTGCGGTCGGCGATAAAAATCTGTGCCGCCATTTCCGGTGTGACTCTAAGGCTCGTATCACTTTTCACTGGAGACCCCCTTTGTAACGACTACCCAACTTCCTCGCGTAGAAGTTGAGGATGAATAAAGTTGCAAGCGACACTGCAAGCATGATGAGGGCGAGAGCTGTGGCCCCTGCGTAATCAAATTGTTCTAATTTGGTGGCAATCATGAGCGGCATGATTTCTGAGTAGGAAGGCAAATTACCGGCAATGAAAATAACTGCTCCGTATTCCCCCAAGGCACGAGCGAATGCCTGCGTAAACCCGGCAACCAGTGCTGGGGTGAGGTGGGGGATGAATAGACGCCAAAATCGCTGCCAGGGTGCGGCACCCAGAGTCACTGCGGCAGCTTCGACTGATGGTTCAAATTGTCGGAGTACCGGCTGTAAGATGCGCGCCTGTAGGGGGAGAGTGACGAATACTTGGGCGACGATGATCCCCAGTGGCGTGTAGGCTACCTGGATGCCGCAAGCGGCGAGAGGCCTGCCTAGCCATGCATGGGGACCACCTTCTGCGTAAAGAGCAGCCAGGGCGAGACCGGCAACAGCTGTGGGCAGTGCCAGTGGTATATCAAGCAGGGCATCGAGGACACGGCGACCAGTAAAGCTGTAGCGCTCTATGACCCAGGCGAGGAGCAATCCCAGCACCGTGGTGATCGCCGCTGCAACTAAACTGGTGCTAACACTCACCCGTATGGCCGCGACTATGCGGGACGACGTGAGTACTTTGACCCATACGTTTGCAGCGACGCCATGGGCTGCGGTGACGAGGGCTACCACAGGGAGCAACACAACCAGGCCTAGATAAAGCGTCGCGCCTAAAGTGGTCGGCACCTGGCCCGGTAGCGCTGGAGCTTGCCTTTTTGCTTCAGATTTGATGGCAATACTGGTCATGACATACTGTCCTTAGCCTTTTAGGCTGCCGCTGCTGAGAAGCTGATCGAAAATACCGTCATCGCTGAAGTGACGTTGCTGCGTGGCTGCTGCGTCGCCAAATACGGCACCCAGGGTAAAGAGTTCCAAGGACGCAAGGGTCGCCTCT from Deltaproteobacteria bacterium includes these protein-coding regions:
- a CDS encoding ATP-binding cassette domain-containing protein, which translates into the protein MTLTAHNISKHYGDQQVLNNVSFHVQDGELLTLLGPSGCGKSTMLRIIAGLEPASGGHISLNGEDLSQVPAAKRQIGFVFQNYALFRHMSVADNIAFGLTVQPRSRRPSRAEIAATVAQLLDTMHLSDHGHRFPDQLSGGQKQRVAVARALAIKPKLLLLDEPFSALDTAVRLDLRQRLKSIQRDLGITCVLVTHDHDEAKELSERVVIMKAGQIEEVGKPHEILNRRILPPNFKRRAVHASLSTHYSV
- the cysT gene encoding sulfate ABC transporter permease subunit CysT gives rise to the protein MTSIAIKSEAKRQAPALPGQVPTTLGATLYLGLVVLLPVVALVTAAHGVAANVWVKVLTSSRIVAAIRVSVSTSLVAAAITTVLGLLLAWVIERYSFTGRRVLDALLDIPLALPTAVAGLALAALYAEGGPHAWLGRPLAACGIQVAYTPLGIIVAQVFVTLPLQARILQPVLRQFEPSVEAAAVTLGAAPWQRFWRLFIPHLTPALVAGFTQAFARALGEYGAVIFIAGNLPSYSEIMPLMIATKLEQFDYAGATALALIMLAVSLATLFILNFYARKLGSRYKGGLQ
- a CDS encoding sulfate ABC transporter permease codes for the protein MKSDTSLRVTPEMAAQIFIADRRAQARHSGQLLRRSLIGLAAVTVGVTLLLPVLVIFNAALSHGLGVYLTSIFAAETWQAIKLTLFTIALVVPLNTACALALAWAVSKTRVKGSTWLLVVTDLPLTVSPVVTGLMLILLYGQRGWLATQLHAHGIDIAIVYAVPAVVLATLFVTVPYVARQILPQLEDAGTEAEEAAATLGASGWSIFRRVTLPSIKLSLVQGVILAAARAAGEFGAVSMISGHIRGLTTTLPQQVEILYNEYGFTAAYSVASILTLFAVLSLGVKAYFTSSLISAPVPQAINVDDQSAKGRG